One Actinomadura viridis genomic region harbors:
- a CDS encoding vWA domain-containing protein produces the protein MVHQQEPGAAPDDPSGASGAPAGAPSEGRDGRRSLVGRHTGFVAALREAGLPVSVAEGLDAVRAMQMIDLVDRDALRAAYAATVVKRPAHRATFDTLFDLWFPAALGDGAAYTGGSADGAAARSRDPAARRVPPPLDPEVQARRRELFDLLLSGDDPGLRQFARAAVAEYGRTPGQESWFSSGVLRAMSPETLMAGLLEAVLTGRERGGMAERVARRDFRARIARFQDLVATEVRRRIAEDTGVERTARMAVRPPLERLDFNRAARADLAALRREVHPLARRLATRLQQRQRAGNRGRLDFRRTVRASLASGGVPLSTHHRPRRPHKPELVILCDASDSVSAFAHFTLLLTFALREQFSKVRAFAFIDATDEITRFFAPGVDVVDAMTRMASEADLVWITGRSNYGHAIKVFEDRYADAVTSRTSLLVLGDARSNYGELSLPVLRRLADRARHAYWLNPEPRSQWDTGDSAASRYGEIVPMYECRNLTQLAEFIEELA, from the coding sequence ATGGTCCACCAGCAGGAGCCCGGCGCCGCGCCCGATGACCCGTCCGGCGCGTCCGGCGCCCCGGCAGGCGCCCCGTCCGAGGGCCGGGACGGGCGGCGGTCCCTGGTCGGCCGCCACACCGGCTTCGTCGCGGCGCTGCGCGAGGCCGGGCTCCCGGTGTCGGTCGCCGAGGGCCTGGACGCGGTGCGCGCGATGCAGATGATCGACCTGGTCGACCGGGACGCGCTGCGCGCCGCCTACGCCGCGACCGTGGTCAAGCGCCCCGCGCACCGGGCGACCTTCGACACCCTCTTCGACCTGTGGTTCCCGGCCGCGCTGGGGGACGGCGCGGCCTACACCGGAGGCTCCGCGGACGGCGCCGCGGCACGCTCCCGCGATCCCGCCGCGCGCCGCGTCCCGCCCCCGCTCGACCCGGAGGTGCAGGCGCGCCGCCGCGAGCTGTTCGACCTGCTGCTGTCGGGCGACGACCCGGGGCTGCGCCAGTTCGCCCGCGCGGCCGTCGCCGAGTACGGGCGGACGCCGGGGCAGGAGTCGTGGTTCTCCTCGGGCGTGCTGCGGGCCATGTCGCCCGAGACCCTGATGGCGGGACTGCTGGAGGCCGTGCTCACCGGCCGGGAGCGCGGCGGGATGGCCGAACGGGTGGCCCGCCGTGACTTCCGCGCCCGCATCGCCCGTTTCCAGGACCTGGTCGCCACCGAGGTCCGGCGGCGGATCGCCGAGGACACCGGCGTCGAACGGACCGCGCGGATGGCCGTCCGCCCGCCCCTGGAACGGCTCGACTTCAACCGCGCGGCACGGGCCGACCTGGCCGCGCTGCGCCGCGAGGTGCACCCGCTGGCCCGGCGGCTGGCGACCCGGCTCCAGCAGAGGCAGCGCGCGGGGAACCGCGGGCGGCTGGACTTCCGCCGCACCGTACGGGCCTCCCTGGCCAGCGGCGGCGTGCCGCTGTCCACCCATCACCGCCCCCGCCGCCCGCACAAGCCCGAACTGGTCATCCTGTGCGACGCCAGCGACTCGGTGTCGGCGTTCGCGCACTTCACGCTGCTGCTGACGTTCGCGCTGCGGGAGCAGTTCAGCAAGGTGCGGGCGTTCGCGTTCATCGACGCCACCGACGAGATCACCAGATTCTTCGCGCCCGGCGTGGACGTGGTGGACGCGATGACGCGGATGGCGAGCGAGGCCGACCTGGTCTGGATCACCGGCCGCAGCAACTACGGCCACGCGATCAAGGTGTTCGAGGACAGGTACGCCGACGCCGTCACCTCCCGCACCTCGCTGCTCGTCCTCGGCGACGCCCGCTCCAACTACGGCGAGCTGTCGCTGCCCGTGCTGCGGCGGCTGGCGGACCGGGCGCGGCACGCGTACTGGCTCAACCCCGAGCCCCGGTCCCAGTGGGACACCGGCGACTCGGCGGCCTCCCGCTACGGCGAGATCGTCCCGATGTACGAGTGCCGCAACCTGACGCAGCTGGCGGAGTTCATCGAGGAACTGGCCTGA
- a CDS encoding AAA family ATPase — protein MTAAGTGHGSTVPADSAEFASPADVDRRLAEVGYLADEAIATTVYLAQALGKPLLVEGPAGVGKTELAKAVATVQGAELIRLQCYEGLDEARALYEFNYKKQLLAIQAASGDRAWQQTHDDIFSEEFLLERPLLAAIRRTGPTVLLIDEADKADVEVEGMLLEVLSDFQVTIPELGTVAAVRRPFVLITSNAARELSEALKRRCLYLHLDYPDPERERDIVLARVPGIEAALAEQLVRTVGTLRDLEIKKAPSIAESVDWARTLLALGLDELDEAAVARTLGVVLKHVSDQERAVKELGLKG, from the coding sequence ATGACCGCAGCAGGGACCGGCCACGGCTCCACGGTGCCCGCGGACTCCGCGGAGTTCGCCTCGCCCGCCGACGTCGACCGCAGGCTCGCCGAGGTCGGCTACCTGGCCGACGAGGCGATCGCGACCACGGTGTACCTCGCCCAGGCGCTCGGCAAGCCGCTCCTGGTGGAGGGCCCCGCCGGGGTCGGCAAGACGGAGCTGGCCAAGGCGGTCGCCACCGTGCAGGGCGCCGAGCTGATCAGGCTTCAGTGCTACGAGGGCCTGGACGAGGCCCGCGCGCTGTACGAGTTCAACTACAAGAAGCAGCTGCTGGCGATCCAGGCGGCCTCCGGCGACCGGGCCTGGCAGCAGACCCACGACGACATCTTCTCCGAGGAGTTCCTGCTGGAGCGCCCGTTGCTGGCGGCCATCCGGCGGACCGGCCCCACCGTGCTGCTGATCGACGAGGCCGACAAGGCCGACGTCGAGGTGGAGGGCATGCTCCTGGAGGTGCTGTCGGACTTCCAGGTGACCATCCCGGAGCTGGGCACGGTCGCCGCGGTCCGCCGCCCGTTCGTGCTGATCACCTCCAACGCGGCCCGGGAGCTGTCGGAGGCCCTCAAGCGCCGCTGCCTCTACCTGCACCTCGACTACCCGGATCCGGAACGGGAACGTGACATCGTGCTGGCGCGGGTGCCCGGCATCGAGGCCGCGCTGGCCGAGCAGCTGGTGCGCACGGTCGGGACGCTGCGCGACCTGGAGATCAAGAAGGCCCCCTCGATCGCCGAGAGCGTCGACTGGGCCCGGACGCTGCTGGCCCTCGGGCTGGACGAGCTGGACGAGGCCGCGGTCGCCCGCACCCTCGGCGTCGTCCTCAAGCACGTCTCCGACCAGGAGCGCGCCGTCAAGGAACTGGGCCTCAAGGGCTGA
- a CDS encoding acyl-CoA dehydrogenase: MAIGLTEEHEALAESVRGFAERNIPATVVRSALDAEEETRPGFWPALAEQGLLGLHLEEEHGGQGFGLLELAVVVEELGRVAAPGPFLPTVLAGAAVNAAGNAKVRAELLPGLADGSRTAALALSGELTARRDGDTLVVGGTADPVLGAALADVLVLPATLDDGTREWVAIDAAEGGVTVTPAARSLDRVRRVAAVEVAGVRVPADRVLDGLTDAGVRELAATLLGAEAAGLAGWCVTTAAEYAKVREQFGRPIGQFQGVKHKAARMLIALEQARAAVWDAARALDERAEDAPFATAVAGVIALDGAVQTARDAIQILGGIGFTWEHDAHVYLRRALTLRALAGPAKGYAAEVARRALAGGRREVELELDEGTQPLRERIRAEIAELAAIEDKGERNRAMGDRGWTVPHLPEPWGRGAGPVEQILIQQELRAAKVKPPNLVIGAWLVPSLVAYGTDEQKERFLRPTLRGEMVWCQLFSEPGAGSDLASLSMRAERVEGGWRLTGQKIWTSVAQFAQWGFCLARTDPDAPKHDGISYFLVDMKAEGVDVRPLRELTGDALFNEVFLDGVFVPDDCVVGEVDKGWQVARNTLSNERVSLSTGGGMGMGVPELLAFFAGADLDPIAEAEVGRLVAQGQSIDLLGLRTTLKQLNGVEPGAEASVRKLLGVQFNQDVADYCWAAQGAAAATEVPQTRSGDVARAMLFSRAMTIYGGTTEVQLNIIGERLLGLPRDPEPGK; this comes from the coding sequence ATGGCCATCGGGCTGACCGAAGAGCACGAGGCGCTCGCCGAGTCCGTACGCGGATTCGCCGAGCGCAACATCCCGGCGACGGTCGTACGGTCCGCACTGGACGCGGAGGAGGAGACCCGTCCGGGGTTCTGGCCGGCCTTGGCCGAACAGGGCCTGCTCGGGCTGCACCTGGAGGAGGAGCACGGCGGGCAGGGCTTCGGCCTGCTGGAGCTGGCGGTCGTGGTGGAGGAGCTGGGCCGGGTGGCGGCGCCCGGCCCGTTCCTGCCGACCGTCCTGGCCGGCGCCGCGGTGAACGCCGCCGGCAACGCCAAGGTCCGCGCGGAGCTGCTGCCGGGGCTGGCCGACGGGTCGCGGACCGCCGCGCTCGCGCTGTCCGGTGAGCTCACCGCCCGCCGCGACGGGGACACCCTCGTCGTCGGCGGCACCGCCGACCCGGTGCTGGGCGCCGCCCTCGCCGACGTGCTGGTGCTGCCGGCGACCCTGGACGACGGCACCCGCGAGTGGGTGGCGATCGACGCGGCCGAGGGCGGGGTCACCGTGACCCCCGCCGCCCGCAGCCTGGACCGGGTCCGGCGCGTCGCCGCGGTCGAGGTCGCCGGCGTCCGGGTGCCCGCCGACCGCGTGCTGGACGGCCTCACCGACGCGGGCGTCCGGGAACTGGCCGCCACGCTGCTGGGCGCCGAGGCGGCCGGCCTGGCGGGCTGGTGCGTCACCACCGCCGCCGAGTACGCCAAGGTGCGCGAGCAGTTCGGGCGCCCGATCGGGCAGTTCCAGGGCGTCAAGCACAAGGCCGCCCGGATGCTGATCGCGCTGGAGCAGGCCCGCGCCGCCGTCTGGGACGCCGCCCGCGCCCTGGACGAGCGGGCCGAGGACGCCCCGTTCGCCACCGCCGTGGCCGGGGTGATCGCCCTGGACGGCGCCGTCCAGACCGCCCGCGACGCCATCCAGATCCTCGGCGGCATCGGCTTCACCTGGGAGCACGACGCGCACGTCTACCTGCGCCGCGCGCTGACCCTGCGGGCGCTGGCCGGCCCCGCCAAGGGGTACGCGGCCGAGGTCGCCCGGCGCGCGCTGGCCGGCGGGCGCCGCGAGGTCGAGCTGGAGCTGGACGAGGGCACCCAGCCGCTGCGCGAGCGCATCCGCGCCGAGATCGCCGAGCTGGCCGCGATCGAGGACAAGGGCGAGCGCAACCGCGCGATGGGCGACCGCGGCTGGACCGTCCCGCACCTGCCCGAGCCCTGGGGACGCGGCGCGGGCCCGGTGGAGCAGATCCTCATCCAGCAGGAGCTGAGGGCCGCCAAGGTCAAGCCGCCGAACCTGGTGATCGGCGCCTGGCTGGTGCCGTCCCTGGTCGCCTACGGCACCGACGAGCAGAAGGAGCGCTTCCTGCGCCCGACGCTGCGCGGCGAGATGGTGTGGTGCCAGCTGTTCAGCGAGCCCGGGGCGGGGTCGGACCTGGCCTCCCTGTCGATGCGGGCCGAACGGGTCGAGGGCGGCTGGCGGCTGACCGGCCAGAAGATCTGGACCTCGGTGGCGCAGTTCGCGCAGTGGGGATTCTGCCTGGCGCGCACCGACCCGGACGCGCCCAAGCACGACGGCATCTCCTACTTCCTGGTCGACATGAAGGCCGAGGGCGTGGACGTGCGCCCGCTCCGTGAGCTGACCGGCGACGCCCTGTTCAACGAGGTGTTCCTGGACGGGGTGTTCGTTCCCGACGACTGCGTGGTCGGGGAGGTCGACAAGGGCTGGCAGGTCGCCCGCAACACCCTCAGCAACGAGCGGGTGTCGCTGTCGACCGGCGGCGGGATGGGCATGGGCGTTCCGGAGCTGCTGGCGTTCTTCGCCGGCGCCGACCTCGACCCGATCGCCGAGGCCGAGGTGGGCCGGCTCGTCGCGCAGGGCCAGTCGATCGACCTGCTGGGCCTGCGCACCACGCTCAAGCAGCTGAACGGGGTGGAGCCGGGCGCCGAGGCCAGCGTCCGCAAGCTGCTGGGCGTCCAGTTCAACCAGGACGTCGCCGACTACTGCTGGGCGGCGCAGGGCGCGGCGGCGGCCACCGAGGTGCCGCAGACCCGCAGCGGCGACGTGGCCCGGGCGATGCTGTTCAGCCGGGCGATGACGATCTACGGCGGCACCACCGAGGTGCAGCTCAACATCATCGGCGAACGGCTGCTCGGCCTGCCCCGCGACCCCGAGCCCGGTAAGTGA
- a CDS encoding TerC/Alx family metal homeostasis membrane protein: MHVSSWVWALTLIGILAIITVDLLVIHRGDTREFTTRRAAFWSTVYIGLAVLFGLGVWAFSGGQYAAEYFGGFVTEKSLSVDNLFVFMVILARFAVPKHSQHTVLMAGIVIALVLRGGFIAAGAAALHAFTWVFIIFGAILLWTAIGLVRGGDDDEVKENFLLRWVKRTLPTSDEYEGNKIITRRDGRRMVTPLFVVIIAIGSTDVMFALDSIPAIFGLTTEPYLVFTANAFALMGLVQLYFLLGGLADRLVYLGHGLAFILGFIGVKLVLHALHEYGVSWAPDIPIWLSLSVIAGTLVATTVASLTVGNRRAASADSKKAAEKAAEKEAGDGDDLRPLESREV; encoded by the coding sequence TTGCACGTTTCATCCTGGGTGTGGGCGCTGACCCTGATCGGGATCCTCGCCATCATCACCGTCGACCTGCTCGTCATCCACCGCGGTGACACGCGGGAGTTCACCACCCGCCGGGCCGCGTTCTGGTCCACCGTCTACATCGGTCTCGCGGTGCTCTTCGGCCTGGGGGTCTGGGCCTTCTCCGGGGGGCAGTACGCCGCCGAGTACTTCGGGGGCTTCGTCACCGAGAAGAGCCTGAGCGTCGACAACCTCTTCGTCTTCATGGTGATCCTGGCGCGGTTCGCGGTGCCCAAGCACTCGCAGCACACCGTGCTGATGGCCGGGATCGTGATCGCGCTGGTGCTGCGCGGGGGGTTCATCGCCGCGGGCGCCGCCGCACTGCACGCCTTCACCTGGGTGTTCATCATCTTCGGCGCCATCCTGCTGTGGACCGCGATCGGGCTGGTGCGCGGCGGTGACGACGACGAGGTCAAGGAGAACTTCCTGCTGCGCTGGGTGAAGCGCACGCTGCCCACCAGCGACGAGTACGAGGGCAACAAGATCATCACGCGCCGGGACGGCCGCCGGATGGTCACCCCGCTGTTCGTGGTCATCATCGCGATCGGCTCCACCGACGTGATGTTCGCGCTGGACTCCATCCCGGCGATCTTCGGCCTGACCACCGAGCCGTACCTGGTGTTCACCGCCAACGCCTTCGCCCTGATGGGCCTGGTGCAGCTGTACTTCCTGCTGGGCGGGCTGGCCGACCGGCTGGTCTACCTCGGGCACGGGCTGGCGTTCATCCTGGGCTTCATCGGCGTGAAGCTGGTCCTGCACGCGCTGCACGAGTACGGCGTCTCCTGGGCGCCCGACATCCCGATCTGGCTGTCCCTGTCGGTGATCGCCGGGACGCTGGTGGCCACCACCGTCGCCAGCCTGACCGTGGGCAACCGCCGGGCCGCGTCCGCCGACTCGAAGAAGGCGGCGGAGAAGGCGGCGGAGAAGGAAGCGGGCGACGGGGACGACCTCCGTCCGCTGGAGTCGCGCGAGGTCTGA
- a CDS encoding glycosyltransferase family 4 protein, whose translation MTDRDGAAPGEATSLDGLRVALVLATSAGGVGRHVRSVASGLAERGARVVVCGPAETEESFGFERAGARFAVVDLADRPRPMSDAKAVARLRGLLRGADVVHAHGMRAGGLAAAACARVAPGPLRVAKVGGPPLVVTLHNAVITGGRTAVAYGALERVVALGADEVLGVSPDLEDRMRALGARSVAHALVPAPVPRTRPNPDARAERRAELGVGDRPLILTVGRLAEQKGLPTLLEASRGWARRTPQPLVAIVGSGPLEDELRARIEAEDLPVRLLGGRGDVPALLEAADVTVVPSVWEGQPLIVQEILRTGRPLVATRVGGIPQMVGAMPGGGAGEGEAAEGGGGGAASPEAGDEAALLVPPGDPDALERAVSRVLDDPALAGRLAAAAARRSAALPTESDAVDQLAGIYLKLVQDRR comes from the coding sequence ATGACTGACCGAGACGGTGCCGCGCCGGGAGAGGCCACCTCGCTGGACGGCCTCCGGGTGGCGCTGGTCCTGGCCACCAGCGCGGGGGGCGTGGGCCGGCATGTGCGGTCCGTCGCGTCCGGCCTGGCCGAGCGCGGGGCCCGGGTGGTGGTGTGCGGGCCCGCCGAGACCGAGGAGAGCTTCGGGTTCGAGCGGGCGGGCGCCAGGTTCGCGGTGGTGGACCTGGCCGACCGGCCGCGGCCGATGAGCGACGCCAAGGCGGTCGCGCGGCTGCGCGGGCTGCTGCGCGGCGCCGACGTCGTGCACGCCCACGGGATGCGGGCCGGCGGTCTGGCCGCGGCGGCGTGCGCCCGTGTCGCCCCCGGCCCGCTGCGCGTGGCCAAGGTCGGCGGGCCGCCCCTGGTCGTCACGCTGCACAACGCGGTGATCACCGGTGGGAGGACCGCGGTGGCCTATGGCGCGCTCGAACGGGTGGTCGCGCTCGGCGCCGACGAGGTCCTGGGGGTCTCGCCCGACCTGGAGGACCGGATGCGCGCGCTGGGCGCCCGGTCGGTCGCCCACGCGCTGGTGCCCGCGCCCGTCCCGCGGACCAGGCCGAACCCCGACGCGCGCGCCGAGCGGCGCGCCGAGCTGGGCGTGGGGGACCGCCCGCTCATCCTCACCGTGGGGCGCCTGGCCGAGCAGAAGGGCCTGCCGACGCTGCTGGAGGCGTCCCGGGGGTGGGCGCGGCGCACCCCGCAGCCGCTGGTGGCGATCGTGGGCAGCGGCCCGCTGGAGGACGAGCTGCGCGCCCGTATCGAGGCCGAGGACCTGCCGGTGCGGCTGCTGGGCGGTCGCGGGGACGTTCCCGCGCTGCTGGAGGCGGCCGACGTCACCGTGGTGCCCAGCGTCTGGGAGGGGCAGCCCCTCATCGTCCAGGAGATCCTGCGCACCGGGCGCCCGCTGGTCGCCACCCGGGTCGGGGGTATCCCGCAGATGGTCGGCGCGATGCCGGGGGGCGGCGCCGGTGAGGGAGAGGCCGCTGAGGGGGGCGGGGGCGGTGCGGCGTCTCCGGAGGCCGGGGACGAGGCCGCGCTGCTGGTGCCTCCGGGGGATCCGGACGCGCTCGAACGGGCCGTGAGCCGCGTCCTGGACGACCCGGCGCTGGCGGGGAGGCTCGCCGCCGCCGCGGCCCGGCGTTCCGCCGCCCTGCCCACCGAGTCGGACGCCGTGGACCAGCTGGCCGGGATCTATCTCAAGCTCGTCCAGGACCGCCGCTGA
- the murJ gene encoding murein biosynthesis integral membrane protein MurJ, with protein sequence MSPSLRRLTGGLAGAALIIGVITVLSRLAGFGRTYAFSQTVTTSCLSQAYFTATQLPSIVYEIVAGGALAGMVVPVLAGPAERGDREAVRRTASALLTWIVVLMVPLSALMAVLSRPVMELLVGTDLQGCSRSGIVAVGGDMMAIMAPQMVMYGVAVVLYGLLQSHRRFVAPALAPLMSSLVVIGAYLAYAPLGRGYENDLAGLPLPAELTLSIGTALGGVAMAATAGVAAWRLRLGLRPTLRFPERVAPRVRRLAVAGLATVVAQQLSALLVVRLSYEGTGGALANYQYAWAIYLLPWAILAVPIATSAFPMLSARIGEAAEFDRITASTTRAVVLVSCAGGAVLAAVAVPAAAVFNPGLAGQQEVLSRAVLAFAPGLLGYGLVAHLGRVLFACHRGRMGAAAIVAGWVVVMVADVALVLTVDRRWVVAAMGMGNAAGMTVAGALLLATLVRARGRAAVRGVPRALVAGIAGGAAGGAAGGAVAAALGTGGQALNIGVAALAALTAAAVFAAFTYVIDGRDLRAVLSRKVARND encoded by the coding sequence GTGAGCCCGAGCCTGCGCAGGCTAACCGGAGGGCTCGCCGGAGCCGCCCTGATCATCGGCGTGATCACGGTGCTGTCGCGGTTGGCGGGGTTCGGGCGCACCTACGCGTTCTCCCAGACCGTCACCACCTCCTGCCTCAGCCAGGCGTACTTCACCGCGACCCAGCTGCCGAGCATCGTGTACGAGATCGTGGCGGGCGGCGCGCTGGCCGGCATGGTGGTGCCGGTGCTGGCGGGCCCGGCCGAGCGAGGCGACCGCGAGGCGGTCCGCCGGACGGCCTCGGCGCTGCTGACCTGGATCGTTGTGCTGATGGTGCCGCTGTCGGCGCTGATGGCGGTGCTGTCGCGGCCCGTCATGGAGCTGCTGGTGGGCACCGACCTGCAGGGCTGCTCCCGCTCGGGCATCGTCGCGGTCGGCGGCGACATGATGGCGATCATGGCGCCGCAGATGGTGATGTACGGGGTCGCGGTGGTGCTGTACGGGCTGCTGCAGTCGCATCGCCGGTTCGTGGCCCCGGCGCTGGCCCCGCTGATGTCCAGCCTCGTGGTGATCGGCGCCTACCTCGCGTACGCGCCGCTGGGCCGGGGGTACGAGAACGACCTGGCCGGGCTGCCGCTGCCGGCCGAGCTGACGCTGTCGATCGGGACGGCGCTCGGCGGCGTCGCCATGGCCGCGACGGCGGGGGTCGCGGCCTGGCGGCTGCGCCTGGGGCTGCGGCCCACGCTCCGTTTCCCCGAGAGGGTGGCCCCGCGGGTGCGGCGGCTGGCGGTCGCCGGCCTGGCCACCGTGGTGGCCCAGCAGCTGTCGGCCCTGCTGGTGGTGCGCCTGAGTTACGAGGGGACGGGCGGCGCCCTGGCCAACTACCAGTACGCCTGGGCGATCTACCTCCTGCCGTGGGCGATCCTGGCCGTCCCGATCGCCACCAGCGCGTTCCCGATGCTGTCGGCGCGGATCGGTGAGGCGGCCGAGTTCGACCGGATCACCGCGTCCACCACCCGCGCCGTGGTCCTGGTGTCCTGCGCGGGCGGCGCGGTCCTGGCCGCCGTGGCGGTCCCCGCCGCCGCGGTCTTCAACCCGGGACTGGCCGGCCAGCAGGAGGTGCTGAGCCGGGCGGTGCTGGCGTTCGCCCCGGGCCTTCTCGGGTACGGGCTGGTGGCGCACCTGGGACGGGTGCTGTTCGCCTGCCATCGAGGAAGGATGGGAGCCGCCGCCATCGTCGCCGGCTGGGTGGTGGTCATGGTGGCCGACGTGGCCCTGGTGCTCACCGTCGACCGGCGGTGGGTGGTGGCGGCGATGGGCATGGGCAATGCGGCCGGCATGACTGTGGCGGGGGCCTTGCTGCTCGCCACGCTGGTCAGGGCGCGGGGCCGCGCCGCGGTACGCGGCGTGCCGCGCGCGCTCGTGGCCGGGATCGCCGGGGGAGCCGCCGGAGGGGCCGCGGGCGGCGCGGTGGCGGCGGCCCTCGGCACAGGGGGCCAGGCGCTGAACATCGGTGTCGCCGCACTGGCCGCCCTGACCGCCGCGGCGGTGTTCGCGGCGTTCACGTACGTGATCGACGGCCGGGATCTGCGGGCCGTCCTGAGCCGGAAGGTAGCGCGAAATGACTGA
- a CDS encoding copper transporter yields the protein MIDFRYHLVSIVAIFLALALGIILGSTTLSQSVTKGLQRQTSSLAKSNDELRRTQARLEAQREGDENFARTMGPQIVADRLKGQSLVFVETPGASNDSIEQLSGLAKSAGATVTGRVTIQKKFLDDNQMATVDELAGQLKPGEMAFPSGAGTYEKAGAVLASAIVTEDPASTGREDATSAAVLSGFRQAGYVTTSGKPGQHATLAVMVAPSSLYAYEGGDADSKALLALAAALDGAGSGTVLGGPSTAAQEGGLIAALRDSDAGKSVSSQDTVDTASGQVVTILALQNELNGKSGRYGTGSGVNGYLPSPVPAAGGNG from the coding sequence GTGATCGATTTCCGATACCACCTCGTCTCCATCGTCGCGATCTTCCTGGCGCTGGCCCTGGGCATCATCCTGGGCTCCACCACGCTGTCGCAGTCGGTGACCAAGGGCCTGCAGCGGCAGACCTCGTCGCTCGCCAAGAGCAACGACGAGCTGCGCCGTACCCAGGCCAGGCTGGAGGCCCAGCGCGAAGGGGACGAGAACTTCGCCCGGACCATGGGCCCGCAGATCGTCGCCGACCGGCTCAAGGGCCAGTCCCTGGTCTTCGTCGAGACCCCTGGCGCCAGCAACGACAGCATCGAGCAGCTGAGCGGGCTGGCCAAGAGCGCGGGCGCCACCGTCACCGGGCGGGTGACGATCCAGAAGAAGTTCCTCGACGACAACCAGATGGCCACCGTGGACGAGCTGGCCGGCCAGCTCAAGCCGGGCGAGATGGCCTTCCCCTCGGGCGCCGGCACCTACGAGAAGGCGGGGGCCGTGCTGGCCAGCGCGATCGTCACCGAGGACCCGGCCAGCACCGGCCGGGAGGACGCCACCTCCGCCGCGGTCCTCAGCGGTTTCCGGCAGGCGGGTTACGTGACCACCAGCGGCAAGCCCGGCCAGCATGCGACACTCGCCGTCATGGTCGCCCCTTCCTCGCTGTACGCCTACGAGGGCGGCGACGCCGACAGCAAGGCGTTGCTGGCGCTCGCCGCCGCCCTCGACGGCGCCGGCAGCGGCACGGTCCTGGGCGGCCCGTCGACCGCCGCCCAGGAGGGCGGCCTGATCGCGGCGCTGCGCGACTCCGACGCCGGCAAGTCGGTCTCCTCGCAGGACACCGTCGACACCGCCTCCGGGCAGGTGGTGACGATCCTGGCGCTGCAGAACGAGCTGAACGGCAAGTCCGGGCGGTACGGCACGGGCTCGGGAGTCAACGGGTACCTGCCCTCGCCGGTGCCCGCCGCCGGAGGGAACGGGTGA
- the steA gene encoding putative cytokinetic ring protein SteA, which translates to MNDPSPTTERRARRAQRLPLRVLPRRRGREDGRAGVNATARLDRRTKNLTKRLQPGEIAVIDHVDLDRVSAEALVSCEVGGVVNVAPSISGRYPNLGPQILVEAGIPLVDDVGPEIFTRLQEGDQVRVEDEVVYRGDEVIAKGTAQDAETVEAAIVEAKAGLSHQLEAFVANTMEYVKRERDLLIDGVGVPDVTTRLEGRHALIVVRGYHYREDIAALRPYIREYRPVLIGVDGGADALLEAGYRPDMIVGDMDSVSDDALTCGAEIVVHAYRDGRAPGLKRVHELDREAVVFPATATSEDIAMLLADDKGASLIVAVGTHANMVEFLDKGRAGMASTFLTRLRVGSKLVDAKGVSRLYRSRISTGSLLFLVLGAFIAMTTAVFMSPAGDVIRPLLADRWHAFLFWLTGLFT; encoded by the coding sequence ATGAACGACCCGTCTCCGACCACCGAGCGTCGCGCCCGGCGCGCGCAGCGCCTGCCGCTGCGCGTGCTCCCGCGGCGCCGCGGCAGGGAGGACGGCCGTGCCGGGGTGAACGCCACGGCCCGGCTCGACCGCCGCACCAAGAACCTGACCAAGCGGCTGCAGCCCGGCGAGATCGCCGTGATCGACCATGTCGACCTCGACCGGGTCAGCGCGGAGGCGCTGGTGTCCTGCGAGGTGGGAGGCGTCGTCAACGTCGCGCCCAGCATCTCGGGCCGCTACCCCAACCTCGGCCCGCAGATCCTCGTGGAGGCGGGCATCCCGCTGGTCGACGACGTGGGCCCGGAGATCTTCACCCGGCTCCAGGAGGGCGACCAGGTCCGGGTCGAGGACGAGGTCGTCTACCGCGGCGACGAGGTGATCGCCAAGGGCACCGCGCAGGACGCCGAGACCGTCGAGGCGGCGATCGTCGAGGCCAAGGCGGGCCTGTCGCACCAGCTCGAGGCGTTCGTCGCCAACACGATGGAGTACGTCAAGCGCGAGCGCGACCTGCTCATCGACGGGGTCGGCGTGCCCGACGTCACCACCCGGCTGGAGGGCCGGCACGCGCTGATCGTCGTGCGCGGCTACCACTACCGCGAGGACATCGCCGCGCTGCGCCCCTACATCCGCGAGTACCGTCCGGTGCTGATCGGGGTGGACGGCGGCGCGGACGCGCTGCTGGAGGCCGGCTACCGCCCCGACATGATCGTCGGCGACATGGACTCGGTGTCCGACGACGCTCTCACCTGCGGCGCGGAGATCGTGGTGCACGCCTACCGTGACGGCCGCGCGCCCGGCCTCAAGCGGGTGCACGAGCTCGACCGCGAGGCGGTGGTCTTCCCGGCCACCGCCACCAGCGAGGACATCGCCATGCTGCTCGCCGACGACAAGGGCGCCTCGCTCATCGTCGCGGTCGGCACCCACGCCAACATGGTCGAGTTCCTCGACAAGGGCCGGGCGGGCATGGCGAGCACGTTCCTCACCCGGCTCCGGGTGGGCAGCAAGCTCGTGGACGCCAAGGGGGTGAGCCGGCTCTACCGCAGCCGGATCTCCACCGGCTCGCTGCTGTTCCTGGTGCTCGGCGCGTTCATCGCCATGACCACCGCCGTGTTCATGTCACCGGCCGGGGACGTCATCCGCCCCCTGCTGGCCGACCGCTGGCACGCGTTCCTCTTCTGGCTGACCGGACTGTTCACGTGA